A genomic stretch from Telmatocola sphagniphila includes:
- a CDS encoding response regulator, translated as MSSPQASETKPFRVLLADDNPHGLELLEAYLAATPYEIRTVNNGESALQAIRDWQPHIVLLDIMMPRLSGFEVCKCVRADPQMRQTGVIVVSALDQHSDIDKAVDAGADDFLTKPINQEDLLNRIRSLLESRDGKDDIERTLAYVQSVESAINH; from the coding sequence ATGAGTTCACCGCAAGCCTCTGAAACCAAGCCCTTTCGCGTGCTTCTGGCCGATGACAACCCGCACGGCCTGGAATTGCTGGAAGCCTATCTAGCGGCTACTCCTTACGAAATACGAACCGTGAACAACGGGGAATCGGCTCTGCAGGCCATTCGCGACTGGCAGCCGCACATCGTCCTGCTGGACATCATGATGCCGCGGCTAAGCGGCTTCGAAGTCTGTAAGTGCGTTCGGGCCGATCCGCAGATGCGCCAGACCGGGGTCATTGTCGTATCGGCCCTGGATCAGCATTCGGACATCGATAAAGCCGTCGATGCAGGCGCCGATGATTTTCTCACCAAACCGATCAATCAGGAAGATCTCCTGAATCGAATTCGCTCGCTGCTGGAATCACGCGACGGTAAGGACGATATCGAGCGAACCCTGGCCTACGTCCAGTCCGTGGAATCGGCCATTAACCACTAA
- a CDS encoding glycosyltransferase family 4 protein: MHIAYLTNQYPHVRHTFIRREIVALENLGVQVSRFSIRDSGGDAVDPADKAEKEKTTALLAAGKGKLLTVGIKTFFKSPLRFLKALTMATKYGRRSDRGVFRHWYYLAEACLLREELQKLGCDHLHVHFATNPAVVAQLCEVLGGPKYSITVHGPEEWDRPEAISLKEKYEGAAFVVSVSDFGRCQVYRWTNLEFWPRVHVVRCGVDEAYLNEAPKPVPDTNRLVLVAGLTEQKGHLMLIQALQKVNEAGQAFEMVFVGDGHLRPILEREVQTRGLSGKITFAGWQSNSQVREHLAKSRALIMPSFAENLPVAMMEALSVGRPVLGTYIAGVPELVENGVTGWVVPAGNIDLTAAAIIKILQTPVANLSEMGKSGAEKVARMHDARVEAAKMKELFSRVLSDQK; this comes from the coding sequence ATGCATATCGCTTATCTGACTAATCAGTACCCGCACGTTCGACATACCTTCATCCGGCGGGAAATCGTGGCCCTCGAGAATCTGGGAGTCCAGGTTTCCCGATTTTCCATACGCGATTCGGGCGGCGATGCTGTCGATCCGGCGGATAAGGCCGAGAAAGAAAAAACCACTGCTCTGCTCGCGGCCGGTAAGGGAAAACTGCTCACGGTGGGGATCAAGACCTTCTTCAAAAGTCCCCTTCGATTCCTCAAAGCTTTGACGATGGCTACCAAATATGGCCGGCGTTCTGATCGGGGCGTTTTTCGGCACTGGTACTACCTCGCGGAAGCTTGCCTGCTTCGAGAAGAGCTTCAAAAGCTTGGCTGCGATCACCTGCATGTGCACTTTGCCACCAACCCGGCGGTGGTGGCCCAACTCTGCGAAGTTCTGGGTGGCCCGAAGTACAGCATCACCGTTCACGGTCCGGAAGAGTGGGATCGGCCCGAGGCGATTTCACTGAAAGAAAAATACGAAGGGGCGGCTTTCGTGGTTTCAGTCAGCGATTTCGGTCGCTGCCAGGTCTACCGCTGGACGAATCTGGAATTCTGGCCGCGCGTCCATGTGGTTCGTTGTGGTGTCGATGAAGCCTATTTGAATGAAGCCCCGAAACCGGTCCCCGATACAAATCGGCTCGTTCTGGTGGCGGGACTGACCGAGCAGAAAGGCCACTTGATGCTCATTCAGGCACTGCAGAAAGTGAATGAAGCAGGGCAGGCTTTCGAGATGGTATTTGTGGGAGACGGGCATCTCAGGCCGATTCTGGAACGTGAAGTTCAAACCCGTGGCTTATCGGGCAAAATCACCTTTGCCGGTTGGCAATCCAATTCCCAGGTGCGCGAGCATCTGGCTAAAAGCCGAGCCTTAATCATGCCCAGCTTCGCGGAAAATCTTCCTGTGGCGATGATGGAAGCCCTCTCCGTCGGTCGTCCGGTGCTGGGCACTTATATCGCCGGGGTACCGGAATTGGTGGAAAATGGTGTCACCGGTTGGGTCGTCCCGGCGGGAAATATTGATTTGACGGCCGCGGCAATTATTAAAATTCTGCAGACTCCGGTCGCAAATCTCAGTGAAATGGGCAAGTCCGGGGCGGAAAAAGTCGCTCGCATGCACGATGCCCGGGTGGAAGCCGCGAAGATGAAGGAACTATTTAGCCGCGTGCTATCCGACCAAAAGTAA
- a CDS encoding class I SAM-dependent rRNA methyltransferase, with protein sequence MSIPKILLKPRRSKSASLRHPWIFAGDIQQIDGQPADGADVLVHTDKDAFVSYGLFNSKSKISVRQFSWQPDQPLTDDFWRTALNRAIDYREALGLLGPQCATRLIFSEGDQLSGMIVDKFDQWLVIQFTSLAMANKRELFAQILRERLHPRGIYIRTEKGIGKLEGLVLHDGLLMGEKAGEVVIDELGVKFALDLEEGQKTGFYVDQRDNHFRVSELMKGRTVLDAFSYSGGFGLHCAKRGAAEVTSVDVSEAALDLARRNAALNDLQKMEFIKSDVFEYLNLAVHQGKRFSGIILDPPKFARTQKTVVVATQGYRKLLRNALKLLAPDGILVMCCCSGLISQLQLEELIGIAATETRRFVQIIERRGQAADHPVNANCLETSYLKCIICRVI encoded by the coding sequence ATGTCGATTCCCAAAATCCTCCTGAAACCCCGGCGAAGCAAATCGGCTTCGCTTCGGCATCCCTGGATCTTCGCCGGCGATATCCAGCAGATCGACGGACAACCCGCGGATGGGGCGGACGTACTCGTTCACACCGATAAAGATGCGTTCGTCTCTTACGGTCTTTTCAACTCCAAAAGCAAAATCTCGGTCCGCCAGTTTTCCTGGCAGCCGGATCAACCGCTGACGGACGATTTCTGGCGGACTGCCCTCAACCGCGCAATCGACTACCGCGAAGCCCTCGGGTTGCTCGGTCCGCAGTGCGCCACTCGACTGATATTCAGTGAAGGCGATCAACTCTCCGGCATGATCGTCGACAAGTTCGATCAGTGGCTCGTGATCCAATTCACCTCGCTGGCCATGGCCAACAAGCGCGAATTGTTCGCCCAGATCCTCCGCGAACGACTCCACCCGCGAGGCATTTACATTCGCACCGAAAAGGGGATCGGAAAACTGGAAGGCCTCGTCCTGCACGACGGCCTCCTGATGGGAGAAAAAGCAGGCGAAGTCGTCATTGATGAATTGGGCGTGAAATTTGCCCTGGACCTGGAGGAGGGACAGAAGACGGGATTTTACGTGGATCAGCGCGACAACCACTTCCGCGTCTCCGAATTAATGAAAGGTCGCACGGTACTGGATGCGTTCAGCTATTCGGGGGGTTTTGGGTTGCACTGTGCCAAGCGGGGCGCAGCGGAAGTTACAAGCGTCGATGTTTCGGAGGCCGCCCTCGATTTGGCTCGTCGGAACGCCGCGTTGAACGATCTGCAGAAGATGGAATTCATAAAATCAGATGTGTTCGAATATTTGAATTTGGCCGTTCATCAGGGGAAGCGGTTTTCGGGGATTATACTCGACCCGCCGAAGTTCGCTCGCACGCAAAAAACGGTGGTGGTGGCCACCCAGGGTTACCGCAAGTTATTGCGGAACGCCCTAAAATTGCTGGCTCCCGATGGGATTCTGGTCATGTGCTGCTGCTCCGGTTTGATATCTCAGTTGCAGTTGGAGGAGTTGATCGGCATTGCCGCGACGGAGACTCGGCGGTTTGTACAGATTATCGAACGTCGCGGGCAGGCAGCCGATCACCCCGTAAACGCCAACTGTCTGGAGACCTCGTATTTGAAATGCATTATCTGCCGGGTCATTTGA
- a CDS encoding FliA/WhiG family RNA polymerase sigma factor encodes MTQVDKDVQQVWLDYRAMPTVELRNILIERYLPLVKYNAERIWARLPDGVELDDLISAGIFGLMDAIDAFDLNRGVKFETYCVPRIRGAMLDELRTMDWVPRLVRSKASKVDDARKKLEAELGRPPRSEELAARLGVPLEQIDEYVGEATAVSLVSLNKKWYETDSYKDVREIDILEDKKSEDPTHRLQNRDLMRIVTRGLNRNERLIIILYYYEEMTMKEIGATLHLSESRVSQMHSSIVNRLQAQLSKRRPEFGN; translated from the coding sequence ATGACGCAGGTGGACAAAGACGTCCAACAGGTATGGCTGGATTACCGGGCCATGCCGACGGTCGAGCTGCGTAATATTTTGATAGAGCGTTATCTTCCATTAGTGAAGTATAACGCCGAGAGAATCTGGGCAAGACTCCCGGACGGGGTGGAGTTGGACGATCTCATCAGCGCCGGCATTTTCGGGCTGATGGATGCGATCGACGCCTTCGATCTCAACCGAGGCGTGAAATTCGAGACCTACTGCGTTCCTCGTATTCGAGGTGCCATGCTCGATGAGCTGCGAACCATGGACTGGGTTCCCCGGCTGGTTCGCTCGAAGGCCTCGAAGGTCGACGATGCCCGCAAGAAGCTGGAAGCGGAACTCGGTCGCCCGCCGCGCAGCGAGGAATTGGCCGCTCGTCTCGGCGTTCCGCTCGAGCAGATCGACGAGTACGTCGGCGAAGCGACGGCCGTCAGCCTCGTCAGCTTGAACAAGAAGTGGTACGAAACCGATAGCTATAAAGACGTTCGCGAGATCGACATTCTCGAGGACAAGAAATCGGAAGATCCCACGCACCGGTTGCAGAACCGCGATCTGATGCGAATTGTGACTCGCGGTCTGAACCGCAACGAGCGCCTCATCATCATCCTCTATTACTACGAGGAAATGACGATGAAAGAGATCGGAGCCACGCTGCACCTGAGCGAATCGCGCGTCAGCCAGATGCACTCCAGCATCGTCAACCGGCTTCAGGCGCAGCTTTCCAAACGCCGACCCGAATTCGGCAACTGA
- a CDS encoding serine/threonine protein kinase, translating into MADSSDKTESENKPDGSSMDLIGKTLGEFEISRRLGAGGMGEVYLARQKSLKRDVAIKVLRPDLAANETALKRFQAEAEAVARLNHPNIVQVYAIGEENGLNYMALEYVDGKNLREYLSRKGTPDLPQAINLMKQIASALSRASEMGFVHRDIKPENILLGRKGEVKIADFGLSRCFADEEQVNITRTGTTMGTPLYMSPEQVQGKTVDPRSDIYSFGVTSYHMLKGEPPFRGATAFEVALQHVQNEAPSLAEARPDLPRELCAIVHKMIAKKPEDRYQTAREIIRELNRIREGMPQSSPLVGNSNSTQPVYSGATQVVTSPAGGMDIELVPVSSRPRWLYPLAGLVAATGLGFALNMVFAKTPVTVVEKETPIVLEPAVSANQKRIEELQAHIEDKSLKLEVVIDDMLELIFCMTREKQFDQAMKFFEDAELRKRSSFTSDSGSHYRVPKNQLIKLLSRLGKGIILSLKDESKASLKEFSEAMKIDFPPKALLKNDGPSPMATFLKENQIWKKAVADALERDVINLPPTERNIDPKFDAYRSYLPRMSITNPAPANKKQ; encoded by the coding sequence ATGGCGGATTCGTCGGACAAAACCGAATCTGAAAATAAACCGGATGGCTCGTCGATGGATCTGATCGGCAAGACGCTGGGGGAGTTTGAAATCTCCCGAAGGCTCGGGGCCGGGGGCATGGGAGAGGTCTATCTCGCCCGTCAGAAAAGCCTCAAAAGAGACGTCGCGATCAAAGTTCTTCGGCCTGACTTGGCGGCGAATGAGACGGCCTTAAAACGCTTTCAGGCCGAAGCCGAAGCCGTCGCTCGACTCAATCATCCTAACATCGTCCAAGTTTATGCCATCGGCGAAGAGAATGGGCTCAACTACATGGCCCTCGAATACGTGGATGGCAAGAACCTCCGCGAGTATCTTTCCCGTAAGGGAACGCCCGATCTGCCCCAGGCGATCAACTTGATGAAGCAGATCGCTTCGGCCCTCTCTCGCGCCTCCGAAATGGGATTTGTCCACCGCGATATCAAGCCGGAAAACATTCTGCTCGGCCGCAAAGGGGAAGTGAAAATCGCTGACTTCGGTTTGTCGCGCTGCTTCGCCGACGAGGAGCAAGTGAATATCACGCGCACGGGGACTACGATGGGTACCCCGCTCTACATGAGCCCCGAACAGGTGCAGGGCAAAACGGTCGATCCGCGCAGCGACATCTACTCATTTGGGGTCACGAGCTATCACATGCTGAAAGGGGAGCCTCCTTTTCGTGGGGCAACTGCCTTCGAAGTGGCTCTGCAGCACGTGCAGAACGAAGCTCCTTCTCTCGCTGAAGCCCGCCCGGATCTTCCCCGGGAACTCTGTGCGATCGTCCACAAGATGATTGCCAAGAAGCCGGAAGATCGCTATCAAACCGCCCGGGAGATCATCCGAGAGTTGAATCGAATTCGCGAAGGGATGCCCCAGTCCAGCCCTTTAGTCGGGAATTCCAACTCCACTCAACCTGTTTATTCTGGTGCGACGCAGGTGGTGACGAGTCCGGCCGGAGGGATGGATATCGAACTCGTTCCGGTTTCCTCCAGACCTCGCTGGCTCTATCCACTGGCGGGCTTGGTCGCCGCGACGGGGCTGGGATTCGCTTTGAATATGGTTTTCGCCAAAACTCCGGTGACGGTTGTCGAAAAAGAGACGCCCATTGTCTTGGAACCGGCAGTTTCCGCAAACCAAAAGCGGATTGAGGAACTTCAGGCTCACATCGAAGACAAATCCTTGAAACTGGAAGTGGTGATCGATGATATGCTGGAATTGATTTTCTGTATGACCCGGGAAAAGCAGTTCGATCAGGCCATGAAGTTTTTCGAGGATGCCGAGTTGAGAAAACGGAGTTCGTTTACATCCGATTCCGGTTCACACTATAGAGTGCCTAAAAATCAACTCATCAAGCTGCTTTCCCGACTGGGCAAGGGAATCATCCTGTCTCTGAAGGACGAATCGAAAGCCTCTCTCAAGGAGTTTAGTGAGGCTATGAAAATTGACTTTCCGCCCAAGGCCCTGTTGAAAAACGACGGGCCGAGCCCGATGGCGACCTTTCTGAAAGAGAATCAGATTTGGAAGAAAGCCGTTGCGGATGCCCTGGAGCGCGATGTAATCAATTTGCCGCCGACCGAACGCAATATTGATCCTAAATTCGATGCTTACCGCTCTTATCTGCCTCGGATGAGTATTACAAATCCCGCTCCGGCCAACAAGAAGCAATAA
- a CDS encoding protein kinase domain-containing protein, with product MKPLTLKTQSQTLDRTSSNRTDFDGNRLGPEVAQIIYDLARLRIIPQETLSAFFKRYEDRLKDAHTRERFCTLLVSAKLLTAYQMARILSNQINSLILGNYILIDRLSSGTVGVVFLAEHLHLRRKVALKILNWDPSMPQSVLERFYYESKVLNQIHHKNVAEINDAGIAAATDFPTGSAHYISLEYVDGADLENFVYAKNTPLDVKQMCDFMSQAAWGLQAIHEASILHRDLKPSNMLISSNLALKIVDFGIALDLKSKLNYAEELLGSIDFMSLEQSENPLKATPASDIYSLGVCCFWLLTGATPLPQSKSIPDSLKIIREGQFRKIKQYRTDVPAELEGGIMRMLERDPRRRINVARDAAMLLERFSGKALSSSPVILVEDHPQATEPKSAESREETVYQTLVSALEIKEQSGPQRSSRLVESLNEICRVLAKSDPWDKVLDQRMMQSLSWAVRLTDIAQLLLPEKYFSSRSLLTREENENVRNHPLIGSQFLEAAVRQSDPSPRMLKIIAQGVEAHHERVDGSGYPQALKGEQYPFHARIVAVIDAYENLRRSSRGKLGLSHDQAFRKILQGSGQEFDVRVVQAFQECASRIYSIYDNYPAPA from the coding sequence ATGAAACCGTTGACTCTAAAAACTCAGAGCCAAACTCTCGATCGAACCTCTTCGAATCGGACCGATTTCGACGGGAATCGCCTGGGTCCGGAAGTGGCTCAGATCATATATGATCTGGCGCGACTCCGGATTATCCCCCAGGAAACCCTTTCGGCCTTTTTCAAGCGTTATGAAGATCGATTGAAGGATGCGCACACCCGGGAACGCTTCTGCACTCTGCTGGTGAGCGCTAAACTCCTCACCGCCTATCAGATGGCTCGGATTCTCTCGAATCAGATCAACAGCCTGATTCTTGGAAATTACATCCTGATAGACCGTCTTTCCTCGGGAACGGTGGGAGTCGTCTTTCTCGCCGAACACCTCCATCTTCGTCGAAAAGTCGCCTTGAAGATCCTCAATTGGGACCCGAGTATGCCGCAAAGCGTACTGGAGCGGTTCTATTATGAGAGTAAAGTCCTCAACCAGATCCACCATAAGAACGTAGCTGAGATCAACGACGCGGGTATCGCCGCCGCCACAGATTTTCCAACCGGAAGTGCACACTATATTTCCTTGGAGTATGTGGACGGAGCGGATTTAGAGAATTTCGTCTACGCAAAAAATACGCCGCTGGACGTGAAGCAGATGTGCGACTTCATGTCGCAAGCCGCCTGGGGTTTGCAGGCCATTCACGAGGCCAGTATCCTGCACCGGGACCTCAAACCCTCCAATATGCTGATATCCTCGAATCTGGCGTTGAAAATCGTCGATTTCGGGATTGCTCTCGATCTGAAAAGCAAACTGAATTACGCCGAAGAGTTGCTGGGTAGTATCGATTTCATGTCCCTGGAGCAGAGCGAGAATCCTCTGAAAGCTACTCCGGCCTCAGATATTTACTCTCTGGGTGTCTGCTGTTTCTGGCTCCTAACGGGTGCCACTCCCCTTCCCCAGTCGAAGTCGATTCCCGATAGCTTGAAAATCATTCGCGAAGGTCAATTCCGCAAGATCAAACAGTATCGCACCGATGTGCCGGCCGAACTCGAAGGCGGCATCATGCGAATGCTGGAACGGGATCCACGCCGCCGGATTAACGTCGCACGCGATGCGGCCATGCTGCTGGAGCGCTTTAGCGGCAAAGCTCTCTCCTCGTCCCCGGTAATCTTGGTCGAGGACCATCCTCAGGCTACGGAGCCGAAATCGGCCGAAAGTCGCGAGGAGACGGTCTACCAGACTCTGGTGAGCGCTCTGGAAATCAAGGAACAGAGTGGTCCGCAACGGAGTAGCCGACTGGTCGAAAGCCTGAACGAAATCTGCCGGGTACTGGCCAAATCCGATCCGTGGGACAAAGTGCTGGATCAGCGGATGATGCAATCTTTGAGCTGGGCCGTCCGATTGACGGACATTGCCCAGCTGCTACTCCCCGAGAAATATTTTTCGAGCCGTTCATTGCTGACTCGCGAAGAAAACGAGAATGTTCGCAACCATCCGCTGATCGGCTCACAATTTCTGGAGGCCGCGGTCCGGCAATCGGACCCCTCCCCGCGAATGCTCAAGATCATCGCTCAGGGAGTGGAAGCTCACCACGAAAGAGTCGACGGTTCGGGATATCCTCAGGCGCTGAAGGGGGAACAGTATCCGTTCCACGCCCGAATCGTTGCGGTGATCGACGCCTACGAAAATCTGCGCAGAAGCAGCCGGGGAAAATTGGGGCTTTCGCACGATCAGGCGTTTCGGAAAATTTTACAAGGATCCGGGCAGGAATTTGATGTCCGAGTCGTGCAGGCATTCCAGGAGTGCGCATCCCGAATTTACTCAATTTACGATAACTATCCCGCTCCCGCCTGA
- a CDS encoding cytochrome c → MQIRSLGLKIGFSIALFLGFVAVTELSAASVTADDFKAILDHDSAHLLKQLKDGSPDKKGIIQSKATAMLIAMYAQKQMDGKDKTRDQQLATLRDNAVKVAEAVSSKKYKDAVEAAKLLSLKTAANPSAKTEAIDLSKLAKFEMFELMSPLKKTSGGGLNLESDLKEMADKLKDASKVPGLAARILTIAEYTENMPTDTGSGKKSVANWKKYAKMMKDAADEVYEGSKAAKPDLKKLQTSLGKLNASCTECHNVFKN, encoded by the coding sequence ATGCAAATTCGTTCTCTTGGCTTGAAAATCGGCTTCAGTATCGCTCTATTCCTCGGTTTTGTGGCCGTAACTGAACTCTCGGCCGCTTCCGTGACGGCTGACGACTTCAAGGCGATTCTGGATCACGATTCTGCTCATTTGCTCAAACAACTCAAAGACGGCTCGCCGGATAAGAAAGGAATTATCCAATCGAAGGCCACGGCCATGCTGATTGCTATGTATGCACAAAAGCAGATGGACGGCAAAGACAAGACGCGCGACCAGCAATTGGCCACTCTTCGCGATAACGCCGTCAAAGTCGCCGAAGCCGTTTCCAGCAAGAAATATAAGGACGCCGTGGAAGCCGCCAAACTGCTCTCGTTGAAGACCGCCGCCAATCCTTCCGCCAAAACCGAAGCCATCGATCTTTCCAAGCTGGCCAAGTTCGAAATGTTCGAACTGATGAGTCCTTTGAAAAAGACCTCGGGGGGGGGCTTGAATCTCGAAAGCGATTTGAAGGAGATGGCAGACAAATTGAAGGATGCAAGTAAGGTCCCGGGCTTGGCCGCACGGATTCTTACCATCGCCGAATATACCGAAAACATGCCGACCGATACCGGTTCGGGCAAAAAGTCGGTCGCCAACTGGAAAAAGTATGCCAAGATGATGAAGGATGCCGCCGATGAAGTTTACGAAGGTTCGAAAGCGGCCAAACCCGACCTGAAGAAGCTGCAGACGTCGCTCGGTAAGCTGAATGCCAGCTGCACCGAGTGCCACAACGTCTTCAAGAACTAA
- a CDS encoding carbon-nitrogen hydrolase, with protein sequence MSDSDVFKLGLVQMKCDADPNVNMDAALHYIAEAARKGVQIVCLPELFLSHYFCKVHDMSLFDLAEEIPGPRTEKLAAAAKQHNVVVVASLFEKRVTGTCMNTAVVFDADGSIAGLYRKMHIPHDPLFYEKYYFRPGDLGFKAIKTRYAKLGVLVCWDQWFPEGARITALKGAEVLIYPTAIGWHPREKEEFGVSQHDAWRTVQRGHAIANGIYVAAINRVGFEQDREGGLEFWGASFVSDPFGILVAEGSHYQEELVIQECKRSRMLDVRRNWPFFRDRRTDAYAEILQTAIE encoded by the coding sequence ATGTCGGATTCGGATGTTTTCAAACTGGGTCTGGTGCAGATGAAGTGCGATGCCGATCCTAATGTGAACATGGATGCGGCCCTGCATTACATCGCCGAAGCAGCCCGGAAAGGGGTCCAGATCGTCTGCTTACCCGAGCTTTTTCTGAGCCATTACTTCTGCAAAGTCCATGACATGTCGCTCTTCGATCTGGCCGAAGAAATCCCTGGTCCGCGAACCGAGAAACTGGCTGCCGCGGCGAAGCAGCACAACGTGGTCGTCGTCGCATCACTCTTTGAGAAGCGAGTAACCGGAACCTGCATGAACACGGCTGTCGTTTTCGATGCCGATGGCTCGATAGCCGGGCTTTACCGCAAGATGCACATCCCGCACGATCCCCTGTTTTACGAGAAATACTACTTCCGACCGGGGGATCTCGGTTTCAAGGCCATCAAAACTCGTTACGCTAAATTGGGAGTTCTGGTGTGCTGGGACCAGTGGTTTCCCGAGGGAGCCCGCATTACGGCCCTAAAGGGAGCCGAAGTCCTTATCTACCCCACGGCCATCGGCTGGCATCCCCGGGAGAAAGAGGAATTTGGCGTCTCGCAGCACGATGCCTGGCGAACTGTGCAGCGCGGCCATGCCATCGCGAATGGGATTTATGTAGCGGCCATCAATCGAGTGGGCTTCGAGCAGGACCGGGAAGGCGGCCTGGAATTCTGGGGAGCCTCATTTGTGTCCGATCCTTTCGGCATTCTGGTGGCCGAGGGTTCCCATTACCAAGAAGAACTGGTGATTCAGGAGTGCAAACGTTCCCGGATGCTGGATGTGCGGCGAAACTGGCCCTTTTTCCGCGATCGTCGGACCGATGCCTACGCCGAAATACTTCAAACTGCCATCGAATAA